The proteins below are encoded in one region of Pomacea canaliculata isolate SZHN2017 linkage group LG7, ASM307304v1, whole genome shotgun sequence:
- the LOC112567593 gene encoding deleted in malignant brain tumors 1 protein-like produces the protein MSKALVTSLESWLVLEHRFTKLSNTADSASLRVDLSMEPWPIYIAVTSVIYGVGQGRILLDDVNCRGTETSLDQCAHRGFYVHNCAHSEDIGIVCNISGKLEARLVGGSQSAGRLEILYNGTWNTVCDNGFRNVDAQVACRMLGFGSSGAVAVASDTFGPGQGRILLDDVNCLGTETAWNNATMAAFFTTTVHIMKTSESAVRPRSCTYPEARLVSGRSLEGRFGNLCTSGEWSTVCGDQFGTEEAQVTCRMLGYRSSKAVSASSSVYGAGQGSIILDDLNCRGTEDNLIQCSHAGLYRHNCQHSKDIGVMCINNASWVRLTGTWRTSLLMGRPDILINGEWSMLCDISVTTAAVICRHLGYPSTVAKVVDASTFGPLQGRFLNAVLNCVGNETNIFSCLTYVYGYINNCPTRQGVGVICSNTNHFLYIVIAANSAANSYPLIEGTSIILKCEGTERDQMITNFTWPETAGGRPFGEYLTFDNVTREHNGRQVQCEGSYLSSGVRHSTVSEILVLQAYYHPFISVTFHDNECEPVNGFPNHCAITEGHNFTLRCEADSNPPPASITWSGKVSSSTKHMSIVSANRSQHGGEYMYCCHTVWY, from the exons CCCTGGCCGATATATATTGCTGTGACCTCTGTGATTTATGGTGTGGGTCAAGGCCGTATTTTACTCGACGACGTGAACTGTCGGGGAACGGAAACAAGCTTGGACCAATGTGCTCACAGAGGGTTTTATGTTCACAACTGCGCACATAGCGAGGACATCGGCATCGTGTGCAATATCT CTGGAAAGCTTGAAGCTCGATTAGTAGGTGGAAGTCAGTCGGCGGGACGCCTTGAAATTCTGTACAATGGAACATGGAATACAGTTTGTGACAATGGCTTCCGAAACGTTGACGCACAGGTTGCTTGCAGGATGCTTGGCTTTGGAAG CTCAGGTGCTGTGGCTGTGGCCTCTGACACCTTCGGACCGGGTCAAGGCCGTATTTTACTTGACGATGTTAACTGTCTTGGAACCGAAACAGCTTGGAACAATGCTACCATGGCGGCTTTTTTCACCACGACTGTACACATAATGAAGACATCGGAATCAGCTGTGAGACcc AGATCCTGTACTTACCCCGAAGCACGCTTAGTGAGCGGAAGGAGTTTGGAGGGGCGTTTTGGAAATTTATGTACAAGTGGAGAATGGAGCACAGTGTGTGGTGATCAATTTGGAACAGAAGAAGCCCAAGTGACCTGCAGGATGCTTGGCTATCGCAG TTCAAAAGCAGTATCAGCTAGCTCCTCTGTGTATGGAGCAGGCCAAGGAAGTATCATACTCGACGATCTAAACTGCCGGGGTACAGAGGACAATCTAATACAATGCTCCCATGCTGGACTTTACAGACACAACTGCCAACACAGCAAGGACATAGGTGTCATGTGTATCAACA ATGCTTCATGGGTACGATTAACGGGAACATGGCGCACCAGCCTACTCATGGGTCGCCCCGACATTCTGATTAATGGCGAATGGAGCATGTTGTGTGACATCAGCGTGACAACGGCAGCAGTTATTTGCAGACATCTCGGCTATCCATC AACGGTAGCAAAGGTTGTTGATGCTTCGACATTTGGACCTCTGCAAGGCCGATTCCTTAACGCCGTATTAAACTGCGTTGGTAATGAGACAAACATCTTTAGCTGCTTGACTTACGTCTATGGCTACATCAACAACTGTCCTACACGGCAAGGTGTTGGTGTCATCTGCAGTAACA CAAACCATTTCCTTTACATTGTAATAGCAGCTAATTCAGCAGCCAATAGTTATCCCCTAATAGAAGGAACAAGTATAATTCTGAAGTGCGAGGGAACCGAACGTGATCAGATGATAACAAACTTCACCTGGCCAGAGACTGCAGGTGGCCGTCCTTTCGGGGAATACCTGACCTTTGACAACGTGACGAGAGAACATAATGGAAGACAGGTGCAATGTGAAGGCAGCTATCTCTCCAGTGGAGTCAGACATTCTACAGTCAGTGAAATCCTAGTGTTGCAGGCTTACT ATCATCCTTTCATCAGCGTAACATTTCATGATAATGAATGTGAACCTGTCAACGGCTTTCCAAATCACTGCGCGATTACCGAGGGACACAATTTTACACTCCGATGTGaagctgacagcaaccctcctcctgcttccatcacgtggtctggAAAAGTTAGCAGCAGTACCAAACATATGTCGATCGTATCAGCCAACAGATCACAACACGGTGGAGAATACATGTACTGTTGTCACACAGTCTGGTACTAA